From the genome of Acinetobacter sp. TR3:
AAGAAAGATAAGCATTGGCTACAGTACGTCTATGATAGAAGTAGCGGAGAAATAGTGGCTTTTGTATGGGGAGGAAGAGATGCTCATACAGCACAAAGGCTAAAAAACCGTTTAGAAGAACTGGGTATTACTTATGATTGTATATCGAGTGATCATTGGGAAAGTTTCATCAAAATTTTTAAGCCGGACCAAGAAGGGAAATATTATACAGTCGGGATAGAAGGAAACAACTGCCAATTAAGACACCGCATAAGGCGAGCAGTAAGAAGAACATGCTGTTTTTCGAAGAAGGTATTGAATCATGTAAAAGCTTTTAATCTTGGATTCTTTTACATTAACCACAGTTTTGTATAGTGATGTTAAAATGATCAGCATACATTTTGAAACACCACCTGAAATTAATATTGGATAGGTTCTAATAACTCTATTTGTTCAATAAA
Proteins encoded in this window:
- a CDS encoding IS1 family transposase encodes the protein MKIEIELHCPRCQSTSIKKNGIKHDGKQNYRCKECNRQFVGDHNLTYLGCHSKAVKLILLMLVRCCGIRDIAKITRFSIGKILKTLTQSNHEVIPQRTHYKCLEVDEFWTFVGNKKDKHWLQYVYDRSSGEIVAFVWGGRDAHTAQRLKNRLEELGITYDCISSDHWESFIKIFKPDQEGKYYTVGIEGNNCQLRHRIRRAVRRTCCFSKKVLNHVKAFNLGFFYINHSFV